From Cellulomonas dongxiuzhuiae, the proteins below share one genomic window:
- the bsh gene encoding choloylglycine hydrolase, which translates to MCTGIRFSDGSGHLYLARNLDWTSGYGERVVATPTGYSPRSPFGAVPAIRHAVIGMGIVEEDTPLYFDCGNDAGLAVAGLNFPGYAQYATGPVDGATNVAAFEFPLWVASQFGSVDEVEAALQTVAIVDKPINEKFPSSLLHWIIGDANRAIIVEYTADGMHVFDDDVDVLANQPGFGWHHENLRNYLNTSPHFPEETVIGRASLTPFGSGSHMRGIPGDYYSPSRFVRAAYVHAHYPTKSTEEDNVSRAFHTLQQVAMVDGSAAMGSGEFEKTIYTGLFSSRATTYYWNTYDDPAIQSVALADLKPDGSELVVA; encoded by the coding sequence ATGTGCACAGGCATCAGGTTCTCGGACGGTAGCGGTCACCTCTACCTCGCACGGAACCTCGACTGGACCAGCGGCTACGGGGAGCGGGTGGTGGCGACGCCCACCGGGTACTCACCCAGGTCACCCTTCGGTGCGGTGCCGGCCATCCGGCACGCGGTCATCGGCATGGGCATCGTCGAGGAGGACACCCCGCTGTACTTCGACTGCGGGAACGACGCCGGGCTCGCGGTGGCCGGCCTGAACTTCCCCGGCTACGCGCAGTACGCGACCGGGCCCGTCGACGGCGCGACCAACGTCGCCGCCTTCGAGTTCCCGCTGTGGGTGGCCTCGCAGTTCGGAAGCGTCGACGAGGTCGAGGCCGCGCTGCAGACGGTCGCGATCGTGGACAAGCCGATCAACGAGAAGTTCCCGAGCTCGCTGCTGCACTGGATCATCGGCGACGCGAACCGGGCGATCATCGTCGAGTACACGGCGGACGGCATGCACGTCTTCGACGACGACGTCGACGTGCTCGCCAACCAGCCGGGATTCGGCTGGCACCACGAGAACCTGCGCAACTACCTCAACACCTCGCCGCACTTCCCGGAGGAGACCGTGATCGGCCGGGCGAGCCTCACGCCGTTCGGCTCCGGGTCGCACATGCGCGGCATCCCGGGCGACTACTACTCGCCCTCCCGGTTCGTCCGTGCGGCGTACGTCCACGCCCACTACCCGACCAAGAGCACCGAGGAGGACAACGTCAGCCGCGCGTTCCACACGCTGCAGCAGGTCGCCATGGTCGACGGCAGCGCCGCCATGGGCTCGGGCGAGTTCGAGAAGACCATCTACACCGGGCTCTTCTCGTCCCGGGCGACGACGTACTACTGGAACACCTACGACGACCCGGCGATCCAGAGCGTCGCGCTCGCGGACCTCAAGCCCGACGGGTCGGAGCTGGTGGTCGCCTAG
- a CDS encoding heavy metal translocating P-type ATPase, producing the protein MRTFVGRVLAHPLVLATLAVAAVGGLLEATGPAGAARWVVSAFAVVVALVQARGMVDDLRAGNHGIDLLAVTAIVSTVAVGEYWAALVVCLMLTGGEALEDYAAGRAKRELTGLLQNAPRTAHRLGPDGQPTDVPVEDVVVGDRLLVRPFEAVPVDGLLESPDATLDESSLTGESLPVDHARGDALLSGSVNGGEAIELRATAAAADSQYQRIVALVREAQDSKAPFVRLADRVAVPFTIGALALAVGAWLVSGDPSRIAEVLVVATPCPLIIAAPVAFMAGMSRSARAGIIVKSSGTLEQLARARTVAFDKTGTLTHGEPRVTEVHAEGMTPAELLVLAAAVEQYSSHPLADAVVDRARQDGLVVPAAEDVVEVPAHGMRGTVGGRVVVVGSARYVARETGVAPPQADGATGVHVAVDGRPAGHLTLADELRPETRATMAALHRAGVGTVMMLTGDGAQVARRVAAEAGIDDVRAELLPQDKVDAIRTAPRRPVMMVGDGVNDAPVLAAADVGIAMGARGASAASESADVVVTVDDLSRVARAVQIGDRTLRVAWQAIGIGVVLSVGLMLVAAAGALPALAGAWLQEAVDLTTILWALLAVRPSRSERAATARMTTDLARSATAPRRPPAPTRRA; encoded by the coding sequence ATGCGCACGTTCGTCGGGCGCGTCCTCGCCCACCCTCTCGTGCTCGCCACCCTCGCGGTCGCGGCGGTCGGCGGGCTGCTCGAGGCGACCGGTCCCGCCGGTGCGGCCCGCTGGGTCGTCTCCGCCTTCGCCGTCGTCGTCGCGCTCGTGCAGGCCCGCGGGATGGTCGACGACCTGCGTGCGGGCAACCACGGCATCGACCTGCTCGCGGTCACCGCCATCGTCTCGACCGTGGCCGTCGGCGAGTACTGGGCGGCACTGGTCGTGTGCCTCATGCTGACCGGCGGCGAGGCCCTCGAGGACTACGCCGCGGGCCGGGCGAAGCGCGAGCTGACCGGGCTGCTGCAGAACGCGCCCCGCACGGCGCACCGCCTCGGGCCCGACGGGCAGCCCACGGACGTCCCGGTCGAGGACGTCGTCGTCGGGGACCGGCTGCTGGTGCGCCCGTTCGAGGCGGTGCCCGTCGACGGCCTGCTGGAGTCCCCCGACGCGACCCTGGACGAGTCGTCGCTGACCGGGGAGTCGCTCCCGGTCGACCACGCCCGGGGCGACGCCCTGCTGTCGGGCTCGGTGAACGGTGGCGAGGCCATCGAGCTGCGGGCCACCGCGGCGGCGGCCGACTCCCAGTACCAGCGCATCGTCGCGCTCGTCCGTGAGGCGCAGGACTCGAAGGCGCCCTTCGTGCGGCTGGCCGACCGGGTGGCGGTGCCGTTCACGATCGGCGCCCTGGCGCTGGCCGTCGGTGCGTGGCTGGTGTCGGGCGACCCGTCGCGCATCGCCGAGGTCCTCGTCGTGGCCACGCCGTGCCCCCTGATCATCGCCGCCCCCGTGGCGTTCATGGCCGGCATGTCACGCTCCGCGCGGGCCGGGATCATCGTCAAGAGCAGCGGCACGCTGGAGCAGCTGGCCCGCGCGCGCACGGTCGCGTTCGACAAGACGGGCACGCTCACGCACGGAGAGCCACGCGTGACCGAGGTCCACGCCGAGGGCATGACGCCCGCGGAGCTGCTGGTGCTCGCCGCCGCCGTGGAGCAGTACTCGAGCCACCCCCTCGCCGACGCCGTCGTCGACCGCGCGCGCCAGGACGGCCTCGTCGTCCCGGCAGCCGAGGACGTCGTCGAGGTGCCCGCGCACGGGATGCGCGGCACGGTCGGCGGCCGGGTCGTCGTGGTCGGCAGCGCCCGCTACGTCGCGCGCGAGACGGGCGTCGCGCCGCCGCAGGCCGACGGCGCCACGGGCGTCCACGTGGCCGTCGACGGACGCCCCGCGGGCCACCTGACGCTCGCGGACGAGCTGCGCCCCGAGACCCGCGCGACCATGGCGGCCCTGCACCGTGCGGGCGTCGGGACCGTCATGATGCTGACCGGTGACGGCGCCCAGGTCGCGCGCCGTGTCGCGGCCGAGGCCGGCATCGACGACGTCCGCGCCGAGCTGCTGCCGCAGGACAAGGTCGACGCGATCCGCACCGCCCCCCGTCGTCCCGTGATGATGGTCGGCGACGGCGTCAACGACGCCCCGGTGCTCGCGGCGGCGGACGTCGGGATCGCGATGGGCGCGCGCGGGGCGAGCGCCGCGAGCGAGTCCGCGGACGTCGTCGTCACCGTCGACGACCTGTCCCGCGTGGCGCGCGCGGTGCAGATCGGCGACCGCACGCTGCGGGTCGCGTGGCAGGCCATCGGCATCGGCGTCGTGCTGTCGGTGGGCCTCATGCTCGTCGCCGCCGCGGGCGCGCTGCCCGCTCTCGCCGGCGCCTGGCTGCAGGAGGCCGTGGACCTCACGACGATCCTGTGGGCCCTGCTCGCCGTGCGCCCGAGCCGTTCCGAGCGCGCGGCGACGGCGCGGATGACGACCGACCTGGCGCGGTCGGCCACCGCCCCTAGGCGACCACCAGCTCCGACCCGTCGGGCTTGA
- a CDS encoding ABC transporter ATP-binding protein, whose amino-acid sequence MSTLTTAEATRTAVRLVDIHKTYPAREPVHALRGVSLELLAGSVTAIVGQSGSGKSTLLNCAAGLDTPSRGSVVVGGHDLTTLRPDDLTRFRREHVGFVFQAYNLIGHLTARENVRLPLVLAGRKVDEEWESRLLEFLGVPHLMDRLPGELSGGQAQRVAIARALVTRPAVVFADEPTGALDSRTGVAVLQALRDTARELGQTVVIVTHDAGVAAAAERVVVLADGLVVDQLERPTAEQVTARLLTKGR is encoded by the coding sequence ATGAGCACCCTGACCACGGCCGAGGCGACGCGCACCGCCGTCCGCCTCGTCGACATCCACAAGACCTACCCGGCCCGCGAGCCCGTCCACGCGCTGCGCGGCGTGTCGCTGGAGCTGCTCGCCGGCTCCGTGACCGCGATCGTCGGGCAGTCGGGCTCGGGCAAGTCCACCCTCCTCAACTGCGCCGCGGGGCTCGACACCCCCAGCCGGGGCTCGGTCGTCGTCGGCGGCCACGACCTCACGACGCTGCGACCCGACGACCTCACCCGGTTCCGTCGCGAGCACGTGGGCTTCGTCTTCCAGGCGTACAACCTCATCGGCCACCTGACGGCCCGCGAGAACGTCCGCCTGCCGCTCGTGCTCGCGGGCCGCAAGGTCGACGAGGAGTGGGAGTCCCGGCTGCTGGAGTTCCTCGGCGTGCCGCACCTCATGGACCGGCTGCCGGGAGAGCTGTCCGGCGGGCAGGCCCAGCGGGTCGCGATCGCCCGTGCGCTCGTCACGCGGCCGGCCGTCGTCTTCGCCGACGAGCCGACGGGCGCGCTCGACTCCCGCACCGGGGTCGCCGTGCTGCAGGCGCTGCGCGACACGGCCCGCGAGCTCGGGCAGACCGTCGTCATCGTGACCCACGACGCGGGGGTCGCCGCCGCCGCGGAGCGTGTCGTCGTCCTCGCGGACGGGCTGGTCGTCGACCAGCTCGAGCGCCCCACCGCCGAGCAGGTCACCGCTCGCCTCCTCACGAAGGGTCGGTGA
- a CDS encoding FtsX-like permease family protein yields the protein MWQLASSGVRAHRGAFVGTAVVLAVAAAVLAVTGVLFESGMHLQSAGDAASGGLLVSLASSYAGTLIVVVVMVVAATVSLALRSRRREFALLRAVGATPSQVRRAVTLEVGVVSLVAAPLGAVAGLFGARLLDPVLVRSGMVGPDFTSSLSPLPVLVAVALIAVTAVPVGRLGAREAARTAPTAALQQSAVEDRQVGLGRRLTALAMTLGGLGMAFSTLWIPGVTGSAMASLSAFLLVGAAALAGPVLVGWIFDRVARMHPAGGRPATMLAVRNVRGFSRRLTTVVVPLALVVSAATIQTSVNRALTTATEQEFVASVAADLVVTPTQDAAPDLTAQVAEVPGVAAAVPLAMIPAEVRTDSEGGALAWEATTLRVVPAGTTALDPDVVTGSLADIDAPDTVAVSSDTAFTSGAGLGETLTLRLGGDEVDATVVAVFSRGMGVAGVITGPATAEAHGLPVVADTLLVDLADGADASGTTAAITALGATATDPQTHISTATGAAGNENEVGTALLLLLLAVVAVGAASTLAMTTVARRDELALLHRTGTTRRQLMAMTGVEAAITGVTAWVVGTVAVVPALIGVSAGVLDGPPVVDVPAYGVVSAAVVVFALVATALAARRTTQVATAVA from the coding sequence ATGTGGCAGCTCGCGTCCTCGGGCGTCCGCGCCCACCGCGGTGCCTTCGTCGGCACCGCCGTCGTCCTCGCCGTCGCCGCGGCGGTCCTCGCCGTCACCGGTGTCCTGTTCGAGTCGGGCATGCACCTGCAGTCCGCCGGGGACGCCGCCTCCGGGGGGCTGCTCGTGTCCCTCGCCTCGTCGTACGCCGGCACGCTCATCGTCGTCGTCGTGATGGTCGTCGCGGCGACCGTCAGCCTCGCCCTGCGCAGCCGCCGCCGCGAGTTCGCGCTGCTGCGTGCCGTCGGCGCGACCCCGTCGCAGGTGCGGCGCGCCGTCACCCTCGAGGTCGGGGTCGTCTCGCTGGTCGCCGCGCCGCTGGGGGCCGTCGCCGGCCTGTTCGGTGCACGCCTGCTCGACCCCGTGCTCGTGCGCAGCGGCATGGTCGGGCCGGACTTCACGTCCTCGCTCTCGCCGCTGCCCGTGCTGGTCGCCGTCGCGCTCATCGCGGTCACCGCGGTGCCCGTGGGCCGGCTCGGCGCCCGCGAGGCCGCACGCACCGCCCCCACCGCGGCGCTGCAGCAGAGCGCCGTCGAGGACCGTCAGGTCGGGCTGGGACGCCGGCTGACCGCGCTCGCCATGACCCTCGGCGGCCTGGGCATGGCGTTCTCGACCCTGTGGATCCCGGGTGTGACCGGCAGCGCGATGGCCTCGCTGTCGGCGTTCCTGCTCGTCGGTGCGGCCGCACTCGCCGGTCCGGTGCTCGTCGGCTGGATCTTCGACCGGGTCGCACGCATGCACCCGGCCGGTGGTCGCCCCGCCACGATGCTCGCCGTGCGCAACGTCCGCGGCTTCTCGCGGCGCCTGACCACCGTCGTGGTGCCGCTCGCCCTGGTCGTCTCCGCCGCGACGATCCAGACGAGCGTGAACCGGGCCCTGACGACCGCGACCGAGCAGGAGTTCGTCGCCTCGGTCGCCGCAGACCTCGTCGTCACGCCCACGCAGGACGCGGCGCCGGACCTGACCGCACAGGTCGCCGAGGTGCCCGGCGTCGCCGCCGCCGTGCCGCTCGCCATGATCCCGGCGGAGGTGCGCACCGACAGCGAGGGCGGCGCGCTGGCCTGGGAGGCCACCACGCTGCGGGTCGTCCCCGCCGGCACCACGGCGCTCGACCCGGACGTCGTCACGGGCTCGCTCGCCGACATCGACGCCCCGGACACCGTGGCCGTCAGCAGCGACACGGCGTTCACGTCGGGTGCCGGGCTGGGGGAGACGCTCACGCTCCGCCTCGGGGGTGACGAGGTCGACGCGACCGTCGTCGCGGTGTTCTCGCGCGGCATGGGCGTCGCGGGGGTCATCACGGGTCCGGCGACGGCCGAGGCCCACGGGCTGCCGGTCGTGGCCGACACCCTCCTGGTCGACCTCGCCGACGGCGCGGACGCGTCCGGCACGACCGCGGCGATCACCGCGCTGGGCGCGACGGCGACGGACCCGCAGACCCACATCAGCACCGCCACGGGCGCGGCCGGCAACGAGAACGAGGTCGGGACGGCGCTGCTCCTGCTGCTGCTCGCGGTCGTCGCGGTCGGGGCGGCCAGCACGCTGGCCATGACCACGGTCGCGCGGCGCGACGAGCTCGCGCTGCTGCACCGCACGGGCACCACCCGTCGCCAGCTCATGGCGATGACAGGCGTCGAGGCGGCGATCACGGGCGTGACGGCCTGGGTCGTCGGGACCGTGGCGGTCGTCCCGGCACTGATCGGCGTGAGCGCGGGGGTGCTCGACGGGCCTCCCGTGGTGGACGTGCCGGCGTACGGCGTCGTCAGCGCGGCCGTCGTGGTGTTCGCGCTCGTCGCGACCGCACTGGCGGCCCGCCGCACGACGCAGGTGGCGACGGCCGTGGCATAG
- a CDS encoding flavin-dependent oxidoreductase: protein MTEPRVLVAGGGIGGLAVALTLHQIGVPFTVLEGARELAPLGVGINLQPNAVRELDDLGIGPDVLDTIGVPAREWALVGRNGHDIYSEPRGLDAGYRWPQYALHRGRLQLLLAQTLQDRAGVDAIRLGHRVTGYEKNADGSVTATGQHPDGAPWREDGTLLIGADGIHSAVRAQMHPDQPPIHWGGTMMWRGTTQAVPVRTGSSFVGLGSARHRVVVYPISPADPVTGLATVNWIAELTVDDTAWQRSGWFRQVGVEEFAHHFDGWTYDWLDVPDLLARAEVVYENPMIDRDPVPTWRDGPVLLVGDAAHAMYPTGSNGASQAIMDARHLGAAMVRHGVGADALGAFDAQLCGPISQLVLRNRGAGPFGLLDLVDERCGGDFDDIEDVVPEPERTAFMAGYKAAAGFAIEQLNSAPPTIAQGARVTSPATA, encoded by the coding sequence ATGACGGAACCACGGGTGCTCGTCGCCGGCGGCGGGATCGGCGGGCTGGCCGTCGCACTGACGCTGCACCAGATCGGCGTGCCGTTCACGGTCCTGGAGGGCGCGCGCGAGCTGGCGCCGCTCGGGGTGGGCATCAACCTGCAGCCCAACGCCGTGCGCGAGCTCGACGACCTCGGGATCGGCCCCGACGTACTCGACACGATCGGCGTCCCCGCGCGCGAGTGGGCGCTGGTCGGGCGCAACGGCCACGACATCTACAGCGAGCCGCGCGGGCTCGACGCCGGGTACCGCTGGCCGCAGTACGCGCTGCACCGCGGCCGGCTGCAGCTGCTGCTCGCGCAGACGCTGCAGGACCGCGCCGGCGTCGACGCGATCCGGCTGGGTCACCGGGTGACCGGGTACGAGAAGAACGCCGACGGCTCGGTCACCGCGACTGGGCAGCACCCCGACGGGGCGCCGTGGCGCGAGGACGGGACGCTGCTGATCGGCGCCGACGGCATCCACTCGGCCGTCCGCGCGCAGATGCACCCCGACCAGCCGCCCATCCACTGGGGCGGCACGATGATGTGGCGCGGCACCACGCAGGCCGTGCCCGTGCGCACCGGCTCGTCGTTCGTGGGCCTCGGCTCCGCCCGGCACCGCGTCGTGGTCTACCCCATCTCCCCCGCCGACCCCGTCACGGGCCTGGCGACGGTCAACTGGATCGCCGAGCTCACGGTCGACGACACCGCCTGGCAGCGCAGCGGCTGGTTCCGGCAGGTCGGCGTCGAGGAGTTCGCGCACCACTTCGACGGCTGGACGTACGACTGGCTCGACGTGCCGGACCTGCTGGCGCGCGCCGAGGTCGTCTACGAGAACCCGATGATCGACCGCGACCCCGTCCCCACCTGGCGGGACGGCCCGGTCCTGCTCGTCGGGGACGCCGCGCACGCGATGTACCCGACGGGCTCCAACGGCGCGAGCCAGGCGATCATGGACGCGCGCCACCTGGGGGCCGCGATGGTGCGGCACGGCGTGGGCGCCGACGCGCTCGGCGCGTTCGACGCGCAGCTGTGCGGCCCGATCTCCCAGCTGGTCCTGCGCAACCGCGGGGCCGGGCCGTTCGGGCTCCTCGACCTCGTCGACGAGCGGTGCGGCGGGGACTTCGACGACATCGAGGACGTCGTCCCGGAGCCCGAGCGCACCGCGTTCATGGCCGGGTACAAGGCGGCCGCGGGCTTCGCGATCGAGCAGCTCAACTCGGCACCGCCGACGATCGCCCAGGGCGCGAGAGTGACGTCACCCGCCACGGCGTGA
- a CDS encoding DUF3237 domain-containing protein, translated as MLALPPPDVEPFCTLEVELAPIMDLGLGRFAQRRIIPIVGGRVTGRVSGTILNLGADWQSVTHDDVAELHARYAFETPDGAIVEIVNTGYRHGPAEVMRQLASGAPTPPESYYMRSTARLESGHPDYRWLNRMVFVGTGARDASTVQIDLYSVG; from the coding sequence GTGCTGGCACTGCCGCCACCCGACGTGGAGCCGTTCTGCACGCTCGAGGTCGAGCTCGCGCCGATCATGGACCTCGGCCTCGGCCGGTTCGCCCAGCGGCGCATCATCCCCATCGTCGGCGGGCGGGTCACCGGCAGGGTCAGCGGGACGATCCTGAACCTCGGCGCCGACTGGCAGTCGGTCACGCACGACGACGTGGCCGAGCTGCACGCGCGCTACGCCTTCGAGACGCCCGACGGCGCGATCGTCGAGATCGTCAACACCGGCTACCGCCACGGGCCGGCCGAGGTGATGCGACAGCTCGCGTCCGGCGCTCCCACGCCGCCGGAGTCGTACTACATGCGCTCGACGGCACGGCTCGAGAGCGGCCACCCGGACTACCGGTGGCTCAACCGGATGGTGTTCGTCGGCACGGGCGCGCGCGACGCGAGCACCGTGCAGATCGACCTCTACAGCGTGGGATGA
- a CDS encoding carbon-nitrogen hydrolase family protein, protein MSDPRDRLTAMSTLRVAVTQPTASPDPRRNGAVTRQLMRTAAAQGARLVLFPEGHLSGYAKEQVSDLADVDWSVVHEETEAVAELAGELGLWVVLGSSHPLTPPHRPHNSMYVISDTGRVIDRYDKRFCSAAETLHHYTPGTDPTTFEVDGYRFGIAVCVEINFLNVFTEYAALGVDCLLLPAYPIDAIFRTKAQAMAAINTYWVAVSSVAQRRQLVPAEVFGPDGTSLTAAAGDEAIVHADLNRDDPQFHIALDLARPWRGSAHDGSFYRGYLVDDPRSSVKTAL, encoded by the coding sequence ATGTCGGACCCGCGCGACAGGCTGACCGCCATGAGCACTCTCCGCGTCGCTGTCACCCAGCCGACCGCCAGCCCCGACCCGCGCCGCAACGGCGCGGTGACCCGCCAGCTGATGCGCACCGCGGCCGCCCAGGGAGCGCGCCTGGTGCTCTTCCCCGAAGGACACCTCTCCGGCTACGCCAAGGAGCAGGTCAGCGACCTCGCCGACGTGGACTGGTCGGTGGTTCACGAGGAGACAGAGGCCGTGGCCGAGCTCGCAGGCGAGCTCGGCCTGTGGGTGGTCCTCGGCTCTAGCCACCCGCTGACGCCACCGCACCGACCCCACAACAGCATGTACGTCATCTCCGACACCGGTCGGGTGATCGACCGCTACGACAAGCGCTTCTGCTCCGCCGCTGAAACCTTGCACCACTACACCCCCGGCACCGATCCAACGACGTTCGAGGTGGACGGGTACCGCTTCGGCATCGCGGTGTGCGTGGAGATCAACTTCCTGAACGTGTTCACCGAGTACGCCGCGCTCGGGGTGGACTGCCTGCTCCTCCCCGCCTACCCGATCGATGCGATCTTCCGGACCAAGGCGCAGGCAATGGCCGCCATCAACACCTACTGGGTCGCCGTCTCCTCCGTCGCACAGAGGCGCCAGCTCGTCCCCGCGGAGGTGTTCGGCCCCGACGGCACGTCCCTGACTGCGGCTGCCGGCGACGAGGCGATCGTCCACGCCGACCTGAACCGCGACGACCCGCAGTTCCACATCGCCTTGGACCTGGCTCGCCCCTGGCGAGGCAGTGCTCACGACGGCAGCTTCTACCGGGGGTACCTGGTGGACGACCCTCGCAGCAGCGTCAAGACCGCACTCTGA
- a CDS encoding MarR family winged helix-turn-helix transcriptional regulator — MTEPIDLAHHTGYLVRRAQQAHLAAWAQEVGSRLTNVQFGVLNVLHTRGEASQRDLCDDLDLDRSTVAGLGARLEARGLIERVRAEADRRRNVVRLTDEGLAALAELVPAATRVDDVLTSALTRQERETLQRLLTKILVQERAAAPAVS, encoded by the coding sequence GTGACCGAGCCGATCGACCTCGCCCACCACACGGGCTACCTCGTGCGCCGGGCGCAGCAGGCGCACCTCGCCGCGTGGGCGCAGGAGGTGGGGTCCCGCCTGACGAACGTGCAGTTCGGCGTGCTCAACGTCCTGCACACCCGGGGGGAGGCCAGCCAGCGTGACCTCTGCGACGACCTCGACCTCGACCGGTCGACGGTCGCCGGGCTCGGCGCACGGCTGGAGGCCCGCGGGCTGATCGAGCGCGTGCGGGCGGAGGCGGACCGACGACGCAACGTCGTGCGGCTCACGGACGAGGGTCTCGCTGCGCTCGCCGAGCTCGTCCCGGCGGCCACCCGCGTGGACGACGTCCTGACGTCCGCGCTGACGCGACAGGAGCGCGAGACGCTCCAACGGCTGCTCACCAAGATCCTGGTGCAGGAGCGTGCGGCCGCACCGGCCGTCTCCTGA
- a CDS encoding class I SAM-dependent methyltransferase, with the protein MVIYDEIGRTYTSTRAADPRIAAQIHRALGDVSTVVNVGAGTGSYEPPTTVVAIEPSRTMIDQRPAGSAPALCAVAESIPLVDDAVDAALAVLTVHHWTDLERGIAELRRVARRRVVVLTFDETVTRDFWLLRDYLPAAREYDRAHAVPMERLVAALGPCEVEPVPVPHDCVDGFAAAYWRRPAAYLDPSVRAGMSVLSRIGDAEVRQGLDRLENDIATGVWARTYADLLDLDELDAGYRLVTSDL; encoded by the coding sequence ATGGTCATCTACGACGAGATCGGCCGGACGTACACCTCCACCCGCGCGGCTGACCCCCGCATCGCTGCGCAGATCCACAGAGCTCTCGGGGACGTGTCGACCGTCGTGAACGTCGGCGCCGGCACCGGGTCCTACGAGCCGCCGACCACCGTCGTCGCCATCGAGCCGAGCAGGACGATGATCGACCAGCGGCCCGCCGGGTCCGCGCCGGCCCTGTGCGCGGTGGCCGAGTCGATCCCCCTCGTGGACGACGCGGTGGACGCGGCCCTGGCGGTCCTCACGGTGCACCACTGGACCGACCTGGAGCGCGGGATCGCCGAGCTGAGACGGGTCGCACGCCGTCGCGTCGTGGTCCTGACCTTCGACGAGACCGTGACCCGTGACTTCTGGCTGCTGCGCGACTACCTCCCCGCGGCCCGCGAGTACGACAGGGCGCACGCCGTCCCGATGGAGCGTCTCGTCGCGGCACTCGGCCCGTGCGAGGTGGAGCCCGTCCCCGTGCCCCACGACTGCGTCGACGGGTTCGCCGCCGCCTACTGGAGGCGGCCGGCCGCCTACCTGGACCCGTCGGTCCGGGCGGGGATGTCGGTGCTGAGCCGAATCGGCGACGCGGAGGTCCGCCAAGGACTGGATCGGCTCGAGAACGACATCGCGACGGGCGTGTGGGCCAGGACGTACGCCGACCTGCTGGACCTCGACGAGCTCGACGCCGGCTACCGTCTCGTGACGTCGGACCTGTAG
- a CDS encoding phosphatase PAP2 family protein encodes MPAGDPPRRLLAWYADQPLLRAVLPGVLLVGVGLLVFWGMFDAVQERDDFSLWDRPVLELLVGARSDVVTAVLAALTFVTGPTVLPVIILVACVAWGLRRREWWRPLLLAGAMIGSTVLSLLVKGLVARPRPPEETMYIPGSETTGSFPSGHTIGTATFLLVAGYLVASRHRTRRVVVGWLVVGVVGVAAVALSRLYLGYHFLTDVVAAAGLAVVVLGVVTVVDRIHVMRGLPPSEPEPGWSPQPPAGLTQASPGT; translated from the coding sequence ATGCCAGCCGGAGATCCGCCGCGCCGTCTGCTCGCGTGGTACGCCGACCAGCCACTGCTCCGGGCGGTCCTGCCCGGCGTGCTGCTCGTGGGGGTGGGCCTGCTCGTCTTCTGGGGCATGTTCGACGCGGTCCAGGAGCGCGACGACTTCTCCCTGTGGGACCGGCCGGTCCTGGAGCTGCTGGTGGGTGCCCGCAGCGACGTCGTCACCGCGGTCCTCGCCGCGCTGACGTTCGTCACCGGTCCGACGGTGCTGCCGGTCATCATCCTGGTCGCGTGCGTGGCCTGGGGCCTGCGCCGGCGCGAGTGGTGGCGGCCGCTCCTGCTCGCCGGCGCCATGATCGGCTCCACGGTGCTCTCGCTCCTCGTCAAGGGCCTCGTCGCCCGGCCTCGCCCGCCGGAGGAGACCATGTACATCCCCGGCTCGGAGACGACCGGGTCGTTCCCGTCCGGCCACACCATCGGGACGGCGACCTTCCTGCTGGTCGCCGGGTACCTCGTGGCGAGCCGGCACCGCACACGCCGGGTCGTCGTCGGCTGGTTGGTCGTCGGTGTCGTCGGCGTCGCGGCGGTCGCGCTCAGCCGCCTGTACCTCGGCTACCACTTCCTGACGGACGTCGTCGCGGCGGCCGGTCTGGCCGTCGTCGTGCTCGGCGTCGTCACCGTCGTGGACCGGATCCACGTGATGCGCGGCCTGCCACCGAGCGAGCCGGAGCCCGGTTGGAGCCCGCAGCCGCCAGCGGGGCTCACGCAGGCGTCGCCCGGTACCTAG